The Vicia villosa cultivar HV-30 ecotype Madison, WI linkage group LG1, Vvil1.0, whole genome shotgun sequence genome includes a region encoding these proteins:
- the LOC131598432 gene encoding uncharacterized protein LOC131598432 — MSLPHYLINVEVYFNGCKLADETKIPYDPESFAILKETLNNLLSDSDNKRVKKVEFWEDWIDTNERVKYNLIELKNDEDVKAMWKSFCRRITKGPIELDAEIRRSLDDIMKCLKRPESSKSV; from the coding sequence ATGTCTCTTCCTCATTATCTGATTAATGTAGAAGTGTATTTCAATGGCTGCAAACTCGCTGATGAAACCAAGATTCCATATGACCCCGAATCCTTTGCCATCTTAAAAGAAACGTTGAATAATTTGCTGTCTGATTCCGATAACAAAAGGGTAAAAAAGGTCGAGTTTTGGGAGGATTGGATTGATACAAATGAAAGGGTGAAATACAACCtaatcgagttgaagaatgatgaagatgtgaaggcTATGTGGAAATCATTTTgccgtaggataactaaaggtccgatcgagttggatgcagAGATCCGAAGATCCCTCGACGACATAATGAAGTGTCTGAAACGTCCAGAGTCATCCAAAAGTGTCTAG
- the LOC131598442 gene encoding protein PELPK1-like, with protein MASINVLSFMIPFLLLVTFSSITNVEGARNLQSMHEVSKVELPSLPIPNLPVPTLPTVPTLPTEPQLPAIPNLGVPIPNVPKIPEIPQIPKPQLPTVPSVPQP; from the coding sequence ATGGCTTCCATCAATGTTTTGTCATTTATGATACCATTTCTTCTACTCGTAACATTTTCATCAATCACAAATGTTGAAGGAGCACGTAACCTTCAAAGCATGCATGAAGTTTCCAAAGTTGAATTGCCATCACTACCAATACCTAATCTACCTGTACCTACTCTACCAACAGTACCTACATTACCAACAGAACCACAATTGCCAGCAATTCCAAACTTAGGTGTCCCAATCCCTAATGTACCTAAGATTCCTGAAATTCCTCAGATTCCTAAGCCACAGTTGCCTACTGTTCCAAGTGTGCCTCAACCATAA
- the LOC131625038 gene encoding protein PELPK2-like, with translation MASYSSFIILAIFIAISISNMETIKATRHLLQTTNPTTPTLPKPSLPPLPTIPTLPQANVPPLPTLPKPTQPSIPSTIPTIPTLPQFTLPPLPNIPTTIPITMPSFPFFSPPPSKTSP, from the coding sequence ATGGCTTCCTATAGTTCCTTCATAATATTGGCAATTTTCATTGCTATTTCCATCTCAAACATGGAAACTATCAAAGCAACTCGTCATCTTCTACAAACAACAAATCCAACAACACCAACACTTCCAAAACCATCATTGCCACCTTTGCCAACCATCCCAACATTACCTCAAGCAAATGTTCCACCTTTGCCTACATTACCAAAACCTACTCAACCCTCAATTCCTAGTACAATCCCAACCATTCCAACTCTTCCACAGTTCACTCTTCCACCACTTCCTAACATTCCTACTACAATCCCAATCACTATGCCATCATTCCCCTTCTTTTCTCCACCACCTTCAAAAACATCCccttga
- the LOC131625045 gene encoding dolichyl-diphosphooligosaccharide--protein glycosyltransferase subunit 4A-like yields MMIDDAALGFIANSLGIFVFALIIAYHLVIADPKYEPN; encoded by the coding sequence atgatgattgatgatgcAGCCTTGGGATTCATTGCCAACTCTCTTGGCATTTTCGTCTTTGCTTTGATTATAGCATATCATTTGGTCATAGCCGATCCCAAATATGAACCCAATTAG
- the LOC131598453 gene encoding uncharacterized protein LOC131598453: MKQTSSSIAGPCSYESNTKNDGFAANLRWRPVCGCGEIALLRRASTSTNFGKQFWGCRNYKGSTQTGCGYFQWFFDDVMDEKDQYMKMQNSRMEKIQIELDAAKMELVTLKATNDRLKQKTRELKKTMNSEKNWKRLFCVILVLW; encoded by the exons ATGAAGCAGACATCATCATCAATCGCAGGGCCATGTTCATACGAATCTAACACGAAGAATGATGGTTTTGCTGCAAACTTGAGATGGAGACCCGTATGTGGGTGTGGAGAGATAGCTTTGCTTCGTAGGGCTTCAACAAGCACGAATTTCGGGAAGCAATTCTGGGGCTGTCGTAATTACAAG GGTTCAACCCAAACAGGGTGTGGCTATTTTCAATGGTTCTTTGATGATGTGATGGATGAGAAAGACCAGTATATGAAGATGCAGAATAGTAGGATGGAGAAGATTCAAATTGAACTTGATGCAGCAAAAATGGAGTTGGTAACTCTTAAGGCAACAAATGACAGACTAAAACAAAAGACAAGAGAGTTGAAGAAGACGATGAATTCTGAGAAAAATTGGAAAAGGCTTTTCTGTGTTATTTTAGTGTTG TGGTAA